From the genome of Scleropages formosus chromosome 22, fSclFor1.1, whole genome shotgun sequence:
ATCATGAGCATGATGTCACAGCGCTTGATGCACTGGGTTACCAggacatgtttttattattaataacagttAACGAGCTCACTCCTTCATCCAAGGCGACTCACAGTGTTACATAACTTTACACCGGGCAGTGTAACACTGACCAGTGACCCCGTCTTTCTCAGATTCCTTACCTTCGTGATGATGTCGAGCACATCCGGTTTATTCACCTTGTTTTCGCCGAAGGAACGCACGTTGAAGGAGCACACCTTGAGGGAGGCCACGCTGCTGAAGTACAGCGCAAGCACAAGCAGGGATCGACGCATCCTGGGTGTCTGCAGGGGACGAGTGCGGGACGGCAGGGGAGACGGGCTGCCGAACCCCTCGGTTCCTCCCCTCTGGAGCTGCGCCGATCTGATCTGATCTGGTTCCCTCaaggccaacacacacacacacacgcacacagtgcagtgtgtgcaAACCACTGACCTCCGTTACCATATGCACTGCGCTGTTTTCAACTTTACACTGTTCTGTCCCgtatgtaaaaacaaataaattataactgGATGTTCTTATTCACTAGTTTTATATAACTGCAAAGCAAATAAGCAAATTCTACTCCAAACTGGTGCATGTTTTACTCTGTTCATCTCAACTCCACGTAAACCAGAGACACTATTGGTCATTCTTGTCTCCACAGCGagactttcaaaacaaaattactcAGTAATAAATATCGCAAAATAATATTGGAGCAGAGTCCCACCTACAGGGGTCATGCGCTTTGTACCAAGACATCGGCATCCGCGTTCAGCGTCGCTGCGACTCACCGTCGTCCGCCCCGCACATCCGCCCACAGCAACGCGTCGTCGTCGTGTTTGCGGCCGGTCTGCGAACAGCAGGTAAAGTACATCACTGCGATGGGGCCACAACCCGAGCAGAGCTGCaggtgcttttccccaaagagacAAAGGactgagagtaaacaaaagagctCTAAACACGGACACAGGATGatggacacagcttgtgtgtctgataccaccatgttgctggttcacatccctccggtagctgcctatagaagtgacatttaaatagcaaataCTCACTGTAGATAACCATAGCAGATGGTGTCGGACTCATTTacggagatcaggggagaagtggctctgaaagagatgggttaaAGACCCTTactgaatgtgggagggattcagcagctttgagggacagagggagctcattccaccacactggggaTAGAAACTCTTAATTGCGGACTATTTTTCAGTGGGGCACCGAGTAGCTGATGAATAAGGCCATGCACTTATAACGATTAAATAACTTCCCAGCGTCTGGTTAACGTGTAACTGGTACTGTGAATTACTGTGTAATACCTGCAAATACcctgcactctctctctctcttctcaaTACATCAAATGAGTCAGGTCCCTGCGGCCTCGGGTACGAGCACATGGTCACAAAGGGGACTTCCGAAACGGTGTCACCTGCCTTCCCGAAGCGAAGGAAAAGCAGAACACGGGACCGACGGATAGTCGCCGAAAGCAGAGCAGGACACCCGTCCACACACTCCAGTAAACACGCGGCTCGAGCCGCTGCTACGCACGTGGCCCCCAGCTCTCCCGCCCGTCGTGTTACGCAACCTGAGCTttgatcatgttttttttccgtCGGCGGAGCCCTTTCCTCCGCGGGCCTCCCCTTTAAGatgcgcgcgcgctcccgcgaGCCGAGCTTCCCCTGCTCTAACCGGTGTGTCGGAGCGGCGCGCGATTGGCGCGAGGTGGTGAAGACTTGTCCGCGATTCCCACAGAGCCCGGCTCTCTCTCAGCGGGAAAGGAGCGGACGGACGAACAAGGTAAACTGAGAAATTACCCTGTTTTCGAGCGCGGCGTGCAGTGAGTGTACCTTAccataaataatttatgttCCGGAAACATGAGAGgagcgaaaaaaaaaatgtcatgatgacggaataaaaatgtaatttgttattTGTGTAATTATAATGCCATCTGTCTCACACTCAGACTCACACAGCGGGAAATCTGCTGAAGTGAATTTTACCGTCTCGCGCTCGATGCCCTACTACTCACTGGGAGTTATGAAATATAAGCGTAAGATGAGCCTCATAATGTACCACAGTCAGTGCTCCACCGTCACCGTGTCTCTTCCAGCACATCTTCTTACGTGTCGCACTCAGTGTATCACTGTACTGAACTGTAGCTCCATCATCACCAAAGAAGCGGCGGCGCGGTGGTAGCGCTAGTGCCTCTCGGGTGCccagctgtgggttcaaatccaactcagtctgtctgtgtgcagtttgcatgctctccccatgctCGGtgtggtcccccccccccccccatgctctggtttcctcccacagtccaaagactgtgtgtgtgtgtgtgcaaggaCAGCGTGGAGGCTCTGACCGCAGGACAGGAGATAGGCTGCAACCTACAGGCTCCGTGCTGCTGctttggggggtgcagtgtgtgactgcaAGTCAGGTGGTTCGAATCGGCTGCCTGTTTGAAAAAGCTACCAATGCTGTCATTACTTTTCTAGCTATTTTTTGTGCGTCATTGTTATTATGCAAGGGGctgcggcggcgcagcgggttcgaccgggtcctgctctccggtgggtctggggttcgagtcccgcttggggtgccttgcgatggactgccgtcccgtcctgggtgtgtcccctccagccctacgccccgtgttgccaggttaggctccgtctccctgtgacccccgtattggacaagctgtttcagacaacgtgtgtgtgttatgcaagGGTGGCCTTGTCTGTGGAAacttgcatttgttcatttatttgacaatttcctccaaaatgacttacagtgtgaatctaccaacaattatttagtcatttactgttactggagcaatttacgttaagcaccttgctcaaaggtacttagagccagaggtgaggttcaaacctgtgacctttgggtccaaaagtggctgctccaaccactacgctgccagatgtcataaatgtaaatgatatctCGTCTGTCTAGAGCTGCACTTTGAGGAAAATatatacccacacacacgccCTGCTGAGTTGTGAAAGAGTGTGTCCTCTGTCTTGCAGAAGAATCACTGTAACGAGGCAAGatgatatatatgtgtgtgtgtgtgtgtgtgtgtgtgtgtgtgtgtgtgtgtgtgtgtgtgcgtgcgtgcgaacAGTGTGTTCTGTCTCGGAATGGGTTGTTTTGCAGCGTGTACTGAACTGAAATAAGTTGTTCTTTAGTGCCAAACATGATATTTTGGACGATAACAATATACAGGACAACCACAACCAGTAGAGTTTAGAGCGTTTGGCCCATGTAtgcagctgagtatttttaccATATGTGTGGAGAGTAAATACTGTGATTGGGCTAGTGGGACTGCCCTACGTGTGGACGCCTCCCGGTTATGAAAGCGCAGCGATATCTGTGAAGAGGCCCGGTGACCCTCGGCAGCAGCGCTTCGCTCGGCACCGCGATTATGTTCGGGTTAGAGCGGGAGCGCGGTACCGGGTCACAGGGGGCCGCAGGGGGTGTGAGGCCCCTGCTGGAGCAGGCACTAGCTGCAGTGGTCAATAACGGTGCTCGGAGCACCTCGCTCAGTTGGCTCCGCTCAATGACTGCGGGTTAGATGGGGTCCTCGCCCCTCCCGCTCTGTGAGCTTTGCGGGGGGTGCTCTCGCTCTTCTCACCGTTTGCCCCCTTGGAGGCCTTTGGGAGTCCCGCCCCCTTGCTGCCAATGGCAACGATCTGAGCGGAGATCATGTATGAGTCAGTAAGGGTGGAAATGCTGACCTTGAgcccttcattcattcataaacacGCTGCTTATTAATGGCAAAGTGAGGCGTCGTGCCAGCGGAACCACTTTTACTGTGTACATGTACAGTGATTTTACTGTGTACAAGCGCTGGTGttggttttttaaaagaagactTTCACAAGCGAGTGACATCCCAGACTTCATGTGCGAAACTGATTTTGAATTAGCCAAGTTCtgcaaaaatataaaagctTTTGCACGGTGTAAACTCGAACGGAACCTTTTGTAACTGTCAATGTGCAGCACTCTGGTCACGGTCAGGATCTGCTCCCTGAGGCCTACAGGACCCGGTCACTCCCTGTATCTCATCAAGAGCattgagctcctccacctctggccccTTGGTCCCAGTCACAAGGGCCTGAAATGAAAGCTCATTGGTTCTCAGGTCACgacaaccacttatcccaagcagggtcacggtgagctggagcctaacccggcaacgcagggcgcgaggctggagggggaggggacacacccaggatgggacgtcagtccgtcgcaaggcaccccaagcgggactcgaaccccagacccaccggagagcaggccctggccaaacccgctacaccaccacacccccctatggttatctatgtatttgttatttaaatttcacttcTATAATCACCtccttgagggatgtgaaccagcaacatggtggtaccagacacacagcagtgtgtccatcatcccgtgtctgtgtctaaagctgtTTGTCTGTTGCTGGTGACTTTTAGTTTGAGCATCACTTCGGAGAAAGGTGCCTGTCAGGTGAATCGgtgtaaaagtgtgtgttttggatgGACTGTAGATATGGACTCCATGAACTCAGAGACAGTgtgcctgtgtttttttttttttttttttttttttctcctccaggtGAGCTCTGAAGATGGACCTCGACTTGGTGAACATGTTCTTCATTGCTGGAGGCACTCTGGCCATACCCATCCTGGCTTTCATGGCTTCCTTTCTGCTATGGCCCTCAGCCCTCATCAAGGTCTACTACTGGTAAGCTCAGAGTTACTGGGACCTCAGCTTAGGTGTCCCGTCCAGCTGCtggacaccagtgtgtctcCCGTGTTTTAAATGCTCAGCATCTGCAGTTCCCCTTGTTCTCCTCTCTGCGGCTGGGGAGCCTTAAAGGAAAAGGCAGAGCAGGTCCTCTTTGTGAACCCTGTAGCCTGTGGGCTCCGATCTCATCATTTCATCAGGGCAAAGTTCAGAGCGGTGCAACGTGAGCCAAGAGCCACCCCTCTGGACTTTGGTGTGTGTCTAACAAACGGGATGCggcctctgtgtctgtgtgagcgAGTGCGTGAGAGTGAGtgagcgtgtgtctgtgtgtgtgtgagaaggtgTGAGAAGGTGTGAGCGTCACTCCGAAGTTCTGACACTGCAGTTGCTTTTATTTGCAGGCTTCTTCATTTCAGCTTTGGTGTCTAGTGTTGGATGCGTGAGGGGGGCTGGATGAACACAGAGGGGaaacagtttaatatttttggattttttgttGCATAAGTTAAAGTGCTTACGTTGCAAATATAGGTGTGTGCACACACCTGCTATAACAACCCTGCCTGTGCATGTGGCGGGTGGGGATCCTGTGACCTCGCTGACCCCCCCGGCTGTTTCCAGGTACTGGAGGCGGACGCTAGGCCTGCAGGTGCGCTACGCCAACTGCGACTCGTACCGCTTCTGTTACTCGGTGAGAGGGAAGCCGGGCTCCCGACCCTCCATCCTCATGCTGCATGGCTTCTCCACTCACAAGGACATGTGGCTGTCCGTCGTCAAGGTAACCGTTGACCGGTTGTGACCTCGCAGTAGTGAGTGATGCTCAGATAAAGAGGGCATCCAGTGTTCTTACGAGGGGAACGGAGATCGCCATGCGTGTCCGTTTTAGCGATGCACTCGGACGCATGTCACACACCGTTCTATGAGCAGATCCCCCGTGGAGTGCAGCGGTCTCCCTGTAGCCCGAACAGCTGAAAGTGACACTGGAGCAAATGAATAATTCCGCTTTTTACGATCGCATTAGTTATGTGTATGTACGTTGGAGTCACGTGAGACGTCGGGAGTCACTTAATTTCAGCGTTTGGAGCCTTCGTGCTGCAGCTCACTTTCCTCCACCTGAAGCAGAGGCCACCAAATTAGACACGTATGTTTTTAACATGTTATTGCACTAAGTTGTCTAGGTCAACATATTCAcaggactgcagcagcaggggccgtagtggttacagctgtgacctttgacctgaagaacccaggttcagatcccacttcctgctgtagtaccatttgCCAAAGTACTTAACCTCAGTTGATAgtgaaaaaattaccctgctgtataaacgggtaaatcagtgtaagtcactttggagagaagtgtcaggtaaataaatgcagatttaGGACTGTGTTCTAGCAGTGATGGTAAGGTGTGTCAGAGGAAACTGCAAGGTCCTTAAAGTGCTGAtcattattgtgtgtgtgtttgtttgtgtttgtgtgcgtatgCAGTTCCTCCCCAAGCACCTACACCTGCTCTGTGTGGACATGCCTGGTCATGAGGGCACCACACGGACCAACGCCAAGGACTACTCCATCGAGGGCCAAGTCCGGAGGATACGCCAGGTGGGCCGTGGGCCGTGGCCACGTTCGGGGACAGACACCATGCGATACGCACACTTATTTCTGCTGCCTTATACAGTTTGTCAACAGGTGCTTTTGTCAAGAACAAGCTGACACAGCTATACATTTAGTAGCAGGTTTGTTAAAGTACGTCACTGAAAGGTACAATAGCAGAGCTCCTCTTACTCCGCCGCAAGTATTTGTTGATAATGGAACGAATGGACAGATGTCTGAATTGAGCCAAGTAAAAGGTTATCGGTAGCAAAGCGATTGCCGACGGTATGGAAAACGAGCTCGGCAGGGGGTCGAGCGGTTCAGGATTTGAGCTTGAACTCTGAAGGCTGCGGCTTGATGTGCCCCGTGGCTGATCTGCAGTGCGGAGctgttagggttacggttacgGCTAAGGTTACGGTTATGGGCTCGGGTTGCGGTTAGGGCCAGGAGCTGTCCTGTGCAAGCGGACAACTTGTGAGCTACTTTGCAATGAAGTGCCACCTAATCCAcaggataataataaaaatgtgaaacgtAGCATCgctccaaaaacaaacaataaatggAGACATTTGCAATAATTATGTACTGTCATctgtttaataatattaaaaaaaaaaaaaccctgcatgCAGCTTCTGGAGTAATGTATATTGGTTTACGCTGAGGAATTTGACAAACtcactgtactctagaatcacgtctgcatccaaacctcTCCTGTTGGGGTAATATGCTCTCTCTCTTATTCCTGAGatatgctttggagaaaagtgtgtgctaaatgaatacatgtaaatgtgagggATTTATGTGAGAGACAGTCTTGGGTTGTCCAGCTGCTGTAATACGCGGTTCGGATTCTTCCTCGAGGTATGATCTTTGCCCTCTCCTGGCACCTGGGCACCATTAAAGCCCACGAGTCAGCAGGTTCGCAGTGACGAGGGGCTCCGTTAGGGTTGAAGAAGTGTGGGAGGTCCAGGTAGACTGACTGGTCACAACCTTGCGAGATGAGGCCCGGTGCTGCTGTCCGGCTtctgcttgatttttttgtttttttttttttttctttcatttctccgAGACCATTGCTGAAGTTGAACCAGAGGAAGTTTATAACTTGTGTTTTTCACACCGACCCCAGTTTGTGGAGAGCATCCGGCTGAATAAGAAGCCCTTCCACCTGGTCGGCACGTCCATGGGGGGCAACGCGGCCGGTGTGTACGCAGCTCGCTACCCCTCGGACATCTGCAGCCTCACACTCATCTGCCCGGCAGGTTGGTGGGTGACGGGCACTTTTCGGGAAAGCACACAGAAGCTGTTTTTACCTCTTTGTCCAGTGCTGCACTCTGCTTGCATCTCAGATCCTCCACTGTAAAGATCATtgtacagaaaacacacgttACACGCTTGCATGAAATCATTTTCTGTTGTCCGTGTCGGAGCGTTTCTGCATTTTACACAAGTAGCCATAAGTGTCCATATGACAGCTCGTTCCCCCCCACTGTCAGGCCTCAAATATCCAAATGAAAGCAAGTTCCTGCAGCATCTGCGAGACCTGGAGAAGACGACGAACGTCCATGGCATCCCGCTCATCCCGTCCACCCCTGAGGAGATGGAAGAAATGCTGAAGCTCTGCTCTTTTGTCCGCTTTAAGATTCCCCAGCAGGTGCGTACAGCTTACACCAGCTGCCTCCGCTTCCGGAAAATTCTTACACTTCAaacagtaacccccccccccgtgtatCTGTGAGCACTTGCCATGAACTGAGCTCATTTATCGCATtgcctttcttttcctctttgccAGATCCTTCAGGGGCTGGTGGACGTCCGCATTCCGCACAATGACTTCTACCGAGAAGGTCTCTCTTCTTGACTCCACTGAgccattttatttgttgttaaaaTGCACTAACAAAGTCTCTTCCTACGGTTTGTAATGTTTTGATAGCATTTGAGAAAACCTTTAATATTGCATGGTGTATGAATGTTACATTTTGCTGTTATGTAATGTTTGtcctcattttttaaaaaagagggcGACGGAAATGTATTGCATCATACAGAGCATAATTTCATGCAGAAGGTTTAGCAGAAGTGATAGTATTAGGAAGTCTGTTGGTCCAGGAGTAAAGTACCGGTGTAGTGAGTGAGTCCGCCTAGACAAGCTGGACAACAGCTGTATGGGACAATCTGGACAGGAGAGTGAGAGCGAAGCAGCAGGCAggtgtcctttgtgtgtgtgaagtgctgCAGACAAGCTGGGAGGACATGGAGCTTCATTTCCTCATCACACTGTCTCACTGAGTGTGGACAGAAACTGGTTCCGAGTGGCGTTGTGCGTTAATGCAGCGCTTTAGTGCATAAAGGCTTTGTCTACTGTGTCTCTTGTGTCCTTCACATGGCTTTTGCCCATCTTCCTTTGCAGTCTTTATGGAGATAGTGGGCATCAACTCAAGGCACTCACTACATGAAAACATGCACATGATCACAGCCCCAGTGCAGGTCATTTGGGGGAAGCAGGACCAGGTAAAGAAATATCGCAGTGTGAACACTGCGAGAGCACTGTATTACACATGTGTTGATGTCTTCCACTCCAACATTGCCTTGAGACAGCAGTTACAACTGTACCTTTGATCAGTTAATAGAAAGCGACTTCCTGTGTCCCATTTGACTACCCATTTGTGTAGATTAGTTATTAATAGCAAATTACTAAATTAATATTGCTATGAGTCAGTACAGGTGCAGAGTCCTTGCTGGAATGTGGTTCCAGAAGCTCATGTCCGTTTGCTTCTGCTTGTACAGGTGCTGGACGTCTCAGGAGCCTCTGCGCTGGCGGAGGCCCTGCCGGGCTGCCAGGTGGAGCTCTTGGACAACTGTGG
Proteins encoded in this window:
- the abhd6a gene encoding monoacylglycerol lipase ABHD6 — translated: MDLDLVNMFFIAGGTLAIPILAFMASFLLWPSALIKVYYWYWRRTLGLQVRYANCDSYRFCYSVRGKPGSRPSILMLHGFSTHKDMWLSVVKFLPKHLHLLCVDMPGHEGTTRTNAKDYSIEGQVRRIRQFVESIRLNKKPFHLVGTSMGGNAAGVYAARYPSDICSLTLICPAGLKYPNESKFLQHLRDLEKTTNVHGIPLIPSTPEEMEEMLKLCSFVRFKIPQQILQGLVDVRIPHNDFYREVFMEIVGINSRHSLHENMHMITAPVQVIWGKQDQVLDVSGASALAEALPGCQVELLDNCGHSVVMERPRKTAKLILDFMIAQQNANSATSKKLS